In Penicillium oxalicum strain HP7-1 chromosome I, whole genome shotgun sequence, a single window of DNA contains:
- a CDS encoding putative catabolite repression protein creC — protein MNSVLPPPPPRYTIPVAYAAGAANGMAVPVVETNNIITHPEGGCPLQVGEGTYTLKDDLLLATPPPHPSEAPIINPNPLATEPSPPTAGVKLSLVSLDPRRKPPTFLKSGITAPPFGDGNAALAAPAGPAKDANKRRKPKNNIIKSSSSFVSRVITNETSAKRLNDRDPTGVFAFANINRAFQWLDLHSAQKEEHLTKVLFTKAHMICHDVNEVTKTSSHLDIVMGSSAGDIIWYEPMSQKYARINKNGVINNSPVTNIKWLPGSENLFLASHANGGLVIYDKEKEDALFTPEHILSSEASHVRMPLEILKSVNSKNQKTNPVSFWKLANQRISHFAFSPDHRHLAVVLDDGSLRLLDYLKEDVLDVFRSYYGGLICVCWSPDGKYIVTGGQDDLVTIWSFPERRIVARCQGHNSWVSAVAFDPWRCDQKTYRFGSVGDDCRLLLWDFSVGMLHRPRAHHQHSARHRSSIVVPSTQTSNRHRADSGANRVRSDSGLTEKFEDDPDPLASHPVEPRSRTALLPPIMSKVVGEDPVCWLGFQDDCIMTSSLEGHIRTWERPRDSIIKDHRL, from the exons ATGAACAGCGTTttaccaccacctcctccgcGATACACCATCCCTGTCGCTTACGCGGCGGGTGCTGCCAATGGTATGGCGGTACCAGTTGTCGAGACGAATAATATCATCACCCATCCCGAGGGGGGATGTCCATTGCAAGTGGGAGAAG GCACTTACACCCTGAAAGATGACTTGCTTCTCGCAACGCCACCTCCTCATCCATCCGAGGCGCCAATCATCAACCCCAACCCATTGGCCACAGAGCCGTCACCACCTACGGCAGGTGTTAAGCTTTCTCTCGTGAGCCTTGACCCGCGAAGGAAGCCCCCGACATTTTTGAAATCGGGAATCACAGCTCCGCCCTTTGGCGATGGAAATGCGGCCCTTGCAGCCCCCGCAGGACCAGCAAAGGATGCCAACAAACGGCGGAAACCGAAGAACAACATCATCAAGAGTAGTTCATCCTTTGTATCCAGAGTGATCACGAACGAAACCTCGGCGAAGCGCCTCAACGATCGCGACCCGACTGGTGTCTTCGCGTTTGCTAACATCAATCGAGCCTTCCAGTGGCTCGATCTCCACTCTGCGCAGAAGGAAGAACACTTGACCAAAGTTCTTTTCACAAAAGCGCACATGATCTGCCACGACGTTAATGAAGTGACCAAGACTTCGTCACACCTCGATATCGTCATGGGCTCCTCGGCGGGCGACATCATCTGGTACGAACCGATGTCGCAGAAATATGCTCGTATTAACAAGAATGGCGTCATCAATAACTCCCCGGTCACGAATATCAAGTGGCTACCTGGCTCTGAGAATTTGTTTCTAGCGTCTCATGCCAATGGCGGGCTAGTTATTTAcgacaaggagaaggaagacgCCTTGTTTACCCCTGAGCACATTTTGTCTTCCGAGGCCAGTCATGTTCGAATGCCTTTGGAGATCCTGAAATCCGTCAATTCCAAAAACCAGAAGACCAACCCGGTCTCCTTCTGGAAATTGGCCAATCAGCGAATCTCACACTTCGCCTTTTCACCAGACCACAGGCATCTAGCAGTCGTTCTAGATGACGGCTCGCTGCGACTCCTGGATTATTTGAAAGAAGA CGTATTGGATGTCTTTCGTAGCTACTACGGTGGCTTGATATGTGTGTGCTGGTCCCCCGACGGAAAGTACATCGTGACCGGAGGCCAGGACGACTTGGTCACAATCTGGTCTTTCCCTGAGCGACGCATCGTTGCACGATGTCAGGGCCATAACTCATGGGTCTCGGCGGTAGCTTTCGATCCCTGGCGCTGCGACCAAAAGACCTACCGATTCGGTAGCGTTGGAGACGATTGTCGGCTACTGTTGTGGGATTTTAGTGTCGGCATGCTCCATCGACCTCGTGCC CATCATCAACATTCTGCTCGACATCGCAGCAGTATCGTTGTGCCAAGCACTCAGACCTCGAATCGTCACCGAGCGGACAGTGGTGCGAATCGCGTTAGGTCCGATTCTGGACTGACGGAGAAATTTGAAGACGATCCAGATCCCCTGGCTAGTCACCCAGTTGAACCTCGGTCTCGGACGGCGCTCTTACCTCCAATTatg TCCAAAGTTGTTGGTGAAGACCCTGTCTGCTGGCTTGGTTTTCAAGATGATTGTATTATGACCTCTTCCTTAGAAG GACATATCCGAACTTGGGAACGACCCAGAGATAGTATCATTAAAGATCACCGTCTTTGA
- a CDS encoding Mitochondrial Rho GTPase 1: MSTVRICVCGDEGTGKSSLITSLVKGVFVTNKIQPVLPQITIPPTIGTPENVTTTTVVDTSAVPQERNNLAREIRKSNVILLVYSDHYSYERVALFWLPYFRSLGVNVPVVLCANKSDLAGEQSEAQVIEEEMLPLMAEFKEIDSCIRTSAREHRNVNEAFFVCQKAVTHPIAPLFDSKEAALKPAAVSALQRIFYLSDKDRDGYLSDKEIGDFQTRCFGKPLSEEDLAHIKETIQKGFPESVTDSGIDCRGFIYLNKLYAEKGRHETVWIILRAFQYTDNLSLQENFLHPRFEVPPYASAELSPEGYRFFVNLFLLSDKDNDGGLNSAELESLFAPTPGIPASWADGSFPSSTVRNEAGHVTLQGWLAQWSMTTFMSPKTTLEYLAYLGFESADRSNPSTTAALKVTRPRKRRRRPGRVGRNVVQCHVLGAPGSGKSALLDALLSRGFSTTYHPTIQPRTAVNTVELPGGRQCYLIMDELGELEPALLENQTKLLDQCDVVAYTYDSSDPDSFAYIPALRAKYPHLEELPSVFIALKADLDRTTQRAEYQPHEYTAMLKMPSPPLHVSVTWSSIQEVFVHIAEAAMEPSTAFPRSEEDVEGKWMSWGIALGAVVCAGAAAVMIWRRVSGKDAVKLGSLGVRPASPLLAQARDLLSPLDLPQTTPRRSQHVPQLSPSILVCVTCQRTFAVVNIALHSALTSLFCCASQSAANLRNLVQPVNQFARARTRSVIVHHLFAESGFD; the protein is encoded by the exons ATGTCGACCG TTCGCATCTGCGTCTGCGGCGACGAAGGCACAGGCAAATCTAGCCTGATCACCTCTCTCGTGAAAGGTGTCTTCGTCACGAATAAAATTCAGCCCGTGCTTCCTCAAATTACGATCCCGCCAACCATCGGAACTCCTGAAAACgttaccaccaccactgTCGTCGACACATCGGCCGTGCCACAAGAACGTAATAACCTGGCGCGGGAGATTCGCAAGTCTAATGTGATCCTCCTGGTCTACTCTGATCACTACAGTTATGAACGCGTGGCGTTGTTCTGGCTTCCATACTTCAGGTCGCTGGGGGTCAACGTCCCCGTGGTTCTATGCGCAAACAAATCGGACCTCGCAGGCGAGCAAAGTGAGGCGCAAGTCATAGAAGAGGAGATGTTGCCCCTAATGGCAGAGTTCAAGGAGATTGACTCATGCATTCGGACAAGCGCCAGAGAACACCGAAACGTCAACGAGGCTTTCTTCGTCTGCCAGAAAGCTGTCACCCACCCGATCGCACCCTTGTTTGATTCAAAAGAAGCCGCCCTCAAACCAGCTGCTGTCTCCGCCTTACAACGCATCTTCTACTTGAGTGATAAGGACCGAGACGGATACCTATCGGACAAAGAAATTGGAGATTTCCAAACACGCTGTTTTGGAAAGCCATTGAGTGAGGAGGACTTGGCACACATCAAAGAGACAATTCAAAAAGGCTTTCCTGAATCTGTGACCGATTCTGGTATTGACTGCCGCGGTTTCATTTATCTGAACAAACTCTACGCCGAAAAGGGTCGCCATGAGACAGTCTGGATCATCCTCCGAGCCTTCCAGTACACCGATAATCTTTCCCTGCAAGAAAATTTCCTCCACCCACGATTTGAAGTCCCCCCTTATGCGTCAGCTGAGTTGTCTCCAGAAGGATACCGTTTCTTCGTCAACCTCTTCCTGCTATCGGACAAGGACAACGACGGCGGCTTGAATAGTGCCGAATTGGAatctctctttgcccccaCACCGGGTATACCCGCGTCATGGGCCGATGGCTCATTCCCATCCTCCACTGTTCGCAATGAAGCAGGGCATGTTACTTTACAAGGGTGGCTTGCCCAGTGGAGTATGACAACATTCATGTCCCCGAAGACCACATTGGAATATCTTGCCTACCTAGGGTTTGAATCCGCTGACCGAAGCAACCcttccaccaccgccgcttTGAAAGTGACAAGGCCTCGCaagcggcggcggcgcccGGGTCGGGTCGGCCGTAATGTTGTCCAGTGTCATGTCCTCGGCGCCCCTGGGTCGGGCAAGTCTGCATTACTGGATGCGCTGCTCTCACGAGGATTTAGCACGACCTATCATCCAACTATTCAACCTCGCACCGCTGTCAACACTGTCGAGCTTCCTGGAGGCAGGCAGTGCTActtgatcatggatgagCTGGGAGAACTGGAACCAGCCTTGCTTGAGAATCAAACCAAACTCCTGGACCAATGCGACGTGGTCGCTTATACCTACGATTCCTCTGACCCGGATTCGTTTGCATACATCCCCGCCTTGCGTGCAAAATACCCTCATCTCGAAGAACTCCCGAGTGTCTTTATTGCTCTCAAGGCAGACTTGGATCGGACCACGCAGCGGGCCGAATACCAGCCTCACGAGTACACAGCCATGTTGAAGATGCCCAGTCCGCCCCTTCATGTAAGCGTCACCTGGTCCTCGATCCAAGAAGTATTTGTGCACATCGCCGAAGCTGCGATGGAGCCCAGCACAGCATTTCCACGCAGCGAGGAGGACGTTGAAGGGAAATGGATGTCGTGGGGGATCGCACTCGGCGCGGTGGTTTGCGCGGGAGCTGCAGCCGTAATGATCTGGCGCCGAGTCAGTGGCA AAGATGCCGTCAAGCTCGGTTCGCTCGGAGTCCGCCCGGCTTCCCCGCTGCTGGCCCAGGCACGAGACTTGCTTTCTCCGCTCGACTTACCCCAGACCACGCCTCGCAGATCGCAACACGTTCCGCAGCTCTCACCGTCGATTCTCGTCTGCGTCACTTGCCAGCGCACTTTCGCTGTTGTAAATATCGCTCTTCATTCAGCTCTCACATCCCTCTTCTGCTGTGCCTCTCAGTCCGCGGCCAACCTGCGCAATCTGGTGCAGCCAGTGAACCAATTTGCCCGCGCCCGAACACGGAGCGTCATCGTACATCACCTTTTCGCTGAGTCGGGATTCGACTGA
- a CDS encoding SH3 domain-containing protein, whose product MPMGIHNPLPSSLSSECKKASKILTSFVDPRQAFGPDKVIPPEILAGAKGLAILTVLKAGFIGSGRFGSGIVVARLGDGTWSAPSAIVTAGAGVGGQIGFELTDFVFILNDASAVRAFSQFGTLTLGGNVSLAAGPVGRNAEAAGAASTKGVAAVFSYSKTKGLFAGVSLEGSMLVERKDANEKMYQSRVSAAQLLSGSVRPPPSTDALMRVLNSRAFQGNARGAGDSMYNDMPLYDDRHDDVVWEGRRGDAYGQGTRSNRSRASTFDDAGGYEYRDKPRRANTSWNDDVYDRPVGGMSRSATTRGFSNESIGDYGRSRSNTAPMNDDYSYSDSRPSRPTAPKPVFGQRPGQGAALRSDQAVALYTFDADQDGDLGFKKGEIITILKRTDKAEDWWTGRIGDRVGIFPSNYVDAS is encoded by the exons ATGCCGATGGGAATTCATAACCCGCTGCCATCTTCTTTGAGCA GCGAATGTAAAAAGGCGAGCAAGATTCTGACCTCCTTCGTGGACCCCAGACAAGCCTTTGGCCCCGACAAGGTCATCCCACCAGAGATTCTAGCTGGTGCCAAG GGTCTCGCGATTCTCACAGTCCTCAAAGCCGGTTTCATCGGCTCTGGTCGATTTGGGTCCGGTATTGTTGTCGCTCGTCTCGGCGATGGCACCTGGTCCGCTCCATCCGCTATTGTCActgccggtgccggtgtcGGTGGCCAGATTGGTTTTGAGCTGACGGACTTTGTCTTCATCTTGAACGATGCGTCGGCGGTCCGCGCATTCTCGCAATTCGGAACACTTACGCTAGGTGGGAATGTCTCTCTGGCGGCCGGTCCTGTTGGGCGTAATGCCGAGGCCGCGGGCGCAGCCAGTACAAAGGGTGTCGCGGCGGTCTTCTCATATtccaagaccaagggtcTTTTCGCGGGTGTCAGTCTCGAGGGTAGCATGCTTGTGGAGCGTAAGGATGCCAATGAGAAGATGTATCAAAGTCGCGTGAGCGCTGCGCAATTGCTCAGCGGGAGTGTGCGACCACCCCCATCCACGGACGCATTGATGCGAGTGCTCAACTCTCGGGCTTTCCAGGGTAACGCTCGCGGTGCTGGAGACTCCATGTACAACGATATGCCGCTCTACGACGACCGTCATGATGATGTGGTCTGGGAGGGTCGGAGAGGTGACGCTTATGGCCAGGGAACACGCAGTAACCGCAGCCGCGCGAGTACATTTGACGATGCTGGTGGCTATGAATACCGCGACAAGCCCCGGCGTGCGAACACCTCATGGAATGACGACGTGTATGACCGCCCAGTCGGGGGCATGTCTCGTTCCGCGACCACCCGTGGGTTTTCGAATGAGTCAATTGGAGACTACGGGCGAAGTCGAAGCAACACGGCCCCCATGAATGATGATTACAGCTACTCAGACAGTCGCCCCTCCCGTCCCACGGCGCCCAAGCCCGTCTTTGGCCAAAGGCCGGGCCAGGGCGCTGCTCTTCGATCCGATCAAGCAGTGGCACTTTACACTTTCGATGCTGATCAAGATGGCGACCTTGGGTTCAAGAAGGGTGAGATTATTACCATCTTGAAGCGCACTGATAAAGCGGAGGATTGGTGGACGGGCCGGATTGGTGATCGCGTGGGCATCTTCCCTAG TAACTACGTCGACGCCTCCTAG
- a CDS encoding L-pipecolate oxidase, whose translation MAASKQDPIIIVGAGVFGLSTALELNRRGYKDITVLDRYNPPAVDGSSVDISRIIRIDYADPVYCQMAYEAYQGWQGEYKDHYYESGFALLSETPDNDWITKSAATVRANGGTVEDLDDAKSLLKSFPNIQSKLDGMNGYLNRRGGWADAASSIQKLASQCSVAGVSIISGPRGSVSSLLKEGSRVVGVNLVNGSSIRAPHVILSTGAWTNRLLNVTHAATSSGQPVGFIQLTQEEARSLDNTPVMINMSTGVFVFPPTPGSNILKLARHGYGYANEVTLQSGGVTRTISSPKFDSSNAGTGYIPEDADEDLRKGLRQFFPKFADRPWMNRRLCWYTDTPKGDFIIDHHPDYQGLFVATGGAGHGFKFLPVLGRYVADCFENKASAELREKWRLQPAPRETPADKAMKGDGSRAGPPLRKLTPGERAKL comes from the exons ATGGCAGCATCTAAGCAAGACCCGATCATTATTGTTGGTGCCGGTGTGTTTGGCTTGAGCACCGCTTTAGAGTTGAATCGCCGAGGGTACAAAGACATCACGGTACTCGACCGGTACAATCCCCCCGCGGTGGATGGGAGCAGTGTCGATATCTCTCGGATCATCCGCATCGACTATGCAGACCCAGTGTATTGCCAAATGGCCTACGAGGCATATCAGGGTTGGCAGGGCGAGTACAAAGACCATTATTACGAATCAGGTTTCGCTCTTCTGTCAGAGACCCCAGACAACGACTGGATTACCAAGTCGGCAGCCACGGTGAGGGCCAATGGCGGCACAGTTGAAGATCTAGATGATGCAAAATCTCTGCTCAAGTCATTTCCAAACATCCAGTCCAAACTGGACGGTATGAACGGTTACCTGAATCGCCGGGGAGGGTGGGCCGACGCTGCGAGCAGTATCCAAAAACTGGCCTCACAGTGCAGCGTTGCGGGAGTTTCTATCATCAGTGGTCCTCGGGGCAGCGTTAGCTCGCTCCTCAAAGAGGGCTCTCGAGTGGTTGGAGTGAATCTTGTCAATGGAAGCTCCATCCGTGCCCCGCACGTTATCCTGAGTACTGGCGCTTGGACAAACCGACTCCTCAACGTCACGCATGCTGCAACCTCATCTGGACAGCCCGTGGGATTCATCCAGCTGACACAGGAAGAAGCACGATCTTTGGACAACACGCCCGTGATGATCAACATGTCTACGGGGGTCTTTGTTTTCCCACCTACACCGGGAAGCAATATCCTCAAGCTCGCGCGTCATGGTTACGGATACGCAAACGAGGTGACCCTCCAGTCAGGCGGAGTCACTCGTACCATTTCATCTCCAAAATTCGACAGCAGCAATGCCGGAACTGGATACATTCCTGAGGATGCGGATGAGGACCTTCGGAAAGGTCTCCGACAGTTCTTCCCCAAATTCGCCGACCGACCTTGGATGAACCGTCGCCTTTGCTGGTACACGGATACGCCAAAGGGGgacttcatcatcgaccATCATCCGGACTATCAGGGTCTTTTCGTGGCCACCGGGGGCGCAGGCCA CGGCTTCAAATTCCTCCCAGTTCTGGGTAGGTATGTTGCAGATTGCTTTGAAAACAAGGCTTCTGCAGAATTGCGTGAAAAGTGGCGTTTACAGCCAGCGCCTCGTGAAACGCCCGCAGACAAGGCCATGAAAGGCGACGGAAGTCGAGCCGGGCCTCCGTTGAGGAAACTCACGCCCGGTGAGAGGGCCAAGCTATGA